A single genomic interval of Vibrio gallicus harbors:
- a CDS encoding glycosyltransferase family 2 protein — protein sequence MDKKPSIGVLIIVKNAEAHLEKTLSSVSGWVDEIIILDSGSEDNTLQIAQKYTSKIYHQEWLGFGLQRQKAQSYIVSDWILALDSDEEVTEQLKTSILNAIQNDDGKSIYQINRLTKAFGKFIRHSGWYPDKITRLYLNKSTKYNNSLVHESVVIPDGYSTKLLDGDLLHYTIDTIPNYVNKTQHYMKAWVDQREGKKKSTLFGAIIHGIARFIKMYILKKGFLDGRHGLLLALLSANTTFTRYADLWLREHNKKEQ from the coding sequence ATGGATAAAAAACCCAGCATTGGTGTGTTAATAATAGTTAAAAATGCAGAAGCTCATTTAGAAAAAACTTTATCTTCAGTATCTGGCTGGGTTGATGAAATCATTATCCTAGATTCAGGTAGTGAAGATAACACACTGCAAATAGCCCAAAAATACACGTCAAAAATATACCATCAAGAATGGCTAGGTTTTGGCCTCCAAAGACAGAAGGCTCAAAGTTATATCGTAAGTGATTGGATTCTAGCACTAGACTCTGATGAAGAAGTAACAGAGCAATTAAAGACCTCAATCTTAAACGCAATTCAAAATGATGACGGAAAATCCATTTATCAAATTAATCGATTAACTAAAGCATTTGGGAAATTTATTCGTCACTCTGGATGGTATCCTGATAAAATCACAAGACTTTATCTAAATAAGTCCACTAAGTATAATAACTCACTCGTTCATGAGTCAGTAGTAATTCCTGATGGATACTCAACTAAATTACTTGATGGTGACTTACTACATTACACGATTGATACAATCCCTAATTATGTGAATAAAACTCAACATTATATGAAAGCTTGGGTTGATCAGAGAGAAGGGAAGAAAAAGTCTACGTTATTCGGTGCCATTATACATGGTATAGCAAGGTTCATAAAAATGTACATTCTAAAAAAAGGTTTTTTAGATGGTCGCCATGGCTTATTGCTAGCCTTACTTAGCGCTAATACAACATTCACTCGCTATGCTGATCTATGGTTAAGAGAGCATAATAAAAAAGAGCAATAA
- a CDS encoding glycosyltransferase family 9 protein: MPLFNSAPKSLCILRLSAIGDVCHAISVVQAIQAHWPKTEITWVCGKIEAQLISDLPNIRVVVFDKKLGFKGMRNVWKQLSSTRFDALLHMQAALRASALSFGIKAKYKVGFGKNRTKEGQWLFTNKHLPKSDSFHVLDNFADFARFIGVPFNIPKWNIPLSEEDQNFAASVIPDKTIIISPAASKDERNWIPERYAKIADYVVSKGWNVALCGSPSEREQHLGQQIIDSAKVPIINLIGKTNLKQLVAIIQHSQGVLAPDSGPAHIATTQSTPVIGLYAHSNPLRTGPYVDQDLVVSTYEIHIKNQNKAKLWGTRAKGSDLMRSITIDSVSEKIDILIKNNKLSDNKHG, from the coding sequence ATGCCGCTATTTAATTCAGCCCCTAAATCTCTTTGTATACTGAGATTATCCGCCATTGGAGATGTCTGCCATGCCATTAGTGTTGTACAAGCTATTCAAGCACACTGGCCTAAAACCGAGATCACCTGGGTCTGCGGAAAAATAGAGGCACAATTGATAAGTGACTTACCTAACATCCGTGTTGTCGTATTCGACAAAAAGCTCGGATTTAAGGGAATGAGGAATGTATGGAAACAACTTTCTTCAACCCGGTTTGATGCCCTACTGCATATGCAAGCCGCGCTAAGAGCAAGTGCTCTATCCTTTGGCATTAAAGCCAAGTATAAGGTGGGCTTTGGTAAAAACCGCACTAAAGAGGGGCAGTGGTTGTTTACCAACAAACACTTACCTAAATCAGATAGCTTCCACGTACTGGATAACTTTGCTGATTTTGCTCGCTTTATCGGTGTACCATTTAACATTCCTAAATGGAATATTCCATTAAGTGAAGAAGATCAAAATTTTGCAGCCTCGGTTATTCCAGATAAAACAATCATTATTAGTCCAGCTGCAAGCAAAGATGAAAGAAATTGGATTCCAGAAAGATATGCTAAAATAGCTGATTATGTAGTGAGTAAAGGTTGGAATGTTGCACTATGTGGCTCACCTAGTGAAAGAGAGCAGCATTTAGGGCAACAAATTATAGATAGCGCTAAAGTACCAATCATAAACCTAATTGGGAAAACTAACTTAAAACAGCTTGTCGCCATAATCCAACACTCGCAAGGCGTCTTAGCTCCCGACTCAGGACCAGCGCACATTGCAACCACTCAAAGCACCCCAGTTATTGGGCTCTATGCTCATAGTAACCCATTACGCACTGGACCCTATGTAGATCAGGATTTAGTTGTAAGCACTTATGAGATACACATAAAAAACCAAAATAAGGCGAAGCTTTGGGGAACTAGAGCAAAAGGAAGTGATTTAATGAGATCTATAACTATAGACTCCGTAAGTGAAAAAATTGATATTTTAATTAAAAACAATAAGTTAAGTGATAATAAGCATGGATAA
- a CDS encoding 3-deoxy-D-manno-octulosonic acid kinase: MIWFDKDLLSAPTELSCEATYWYVHDKVIGTAQGRGTTWFVQLDGLQGALRHYRRGGLFGKLIKDSYWFKGWDKSRSYQEFVLLQKLRQANVNVPRPIAARVIKSGLFYKADLLSERIPRAKDLVGILQQGPLSEQVYIAIGQQIAKLHRAQVNHTDLNIHNILLDDDQVAWIIDFDKCYEQSGEDWKQSNLARLKRSFLKEVERFSIHWQSDDWDALIKGYQSANQ, from the coding sequence ATGATTTGGTTTGATAAGGATTTACTCAGTGCGCCTACTGAACTTAGCTGTGAAGCGACATATTGGTATGTGCACGATAAAGTTATTGGAACTGCACAAGGGCGAGGGACGACCTGGTTTGTACAGCTTGATGGCTTGCAAGGAGCGCTACGTCATTACCGGCGTGGTGGCCTATTCGGAAAATTGATTAAGGATAGCTATTGGTTTAAAGGGTGGGATAAAAGCCGTAGTTATCAAGAGTTTGTGCTACTGCAGAAGCTTCGACAAGCGAATGTAAATGTGCCAAGACCGATAGCTGCACGGGTAATAAAATCAGGGTTATTTTATAAAGCAGATCTGTTAAGTGAACGTATACCGCGAGCAAAAGATTTGGTTGGGATACTGCAACAAGGTCCGTTGAGTGAGCAAGTCTATATCGCTATCGGGCAACAGATTGCTAAGCTCCATCGAGCCCAAGTGAACCATACCGACCTTAATATTCATAATATTTTACTGGATGATGACCAAGTAGCTTGGATTATTGATTTTGATAAATGCTATGAGCAGTCAGGAGAAGATTGGAAACAATCTAATTTAGCTAGACTCAAGCGCTCATTTTTGAAAGAAGTTGAGCGCTTTAGTATTCATTGGCAAAGTGATGATTGGGATGCCTTAATTAAAGGATATCAAAGCGCTAATCAATAA
- the waaA gene encoding lipid IV(A) 3-deoxy-D-manno-octulosonic acid transferase, with protein MNSLIRILYSLLLLLLSPVLLFTLLRTKQGKPAVGARWSEYFGITPRLNEQKPIWIHTVSVGETIAATPFIKALKQAHPDQPILITTTTTTGAEQAEKLGSLVTHRYMPIDFSWCVRLFLRSIQPRCLIIMETELWPNTLHCVANTNIPIIVLNARLSERSYARYNKVLPIFKSISQNISHFICQHQDDAIRFIQLGVAKDRVSISGSLKFDIDIAPDITKRAVSLRESLGKHRPVWIAASTHAGEDEQLLDAHRLLLEHIPDALMIIVPRHPERFEQVMSLSQQSGFNTVSRTSQLKITSDTQVYLADTMGEMLLLIGSADICFMAGSLIGDKVGGHNPLEPAALSKPILNGSSYFNFSDITHQLQGNDAVTICDSSQQIAIQLRHLISNPNQSTQMGLRALEVVKHNQGAVQKSVQAVSEFID; from the coding sequence ATCAATAGTTTGATTAGAATTCTATACAGCCTACTTCTGTTGTTGCTCTCGCCAGTACTGCTCTTTACTTTGCTCCGAACCAAGCAAGGTAAGCCAGCGGTCGGTGCTCGATGGAGCGAATATTTTGGCATCACTCCTCGATTAAATGAACAAAAGCCTATTTGGATACATACCGTTTCTGTAGGTGAGACGATAGCTGCCACACCCTTTATTAAGGCGCTAAAGCAAGCTCACCCTGACCAGCCTATTCTGATCACTACCACCACTACCACAGGTGCAGAGCAAGCAGAAAAGCTAGGTTCATTGGTGACGCATAGATACATGCCGATAGATTTTAGTTGGTGTGTGAGATTATTTCTAAGATCAATACAGCCACGCTGCTTGATTATCATGGAAACTGAGTTATGGCCTAACACCCTGCATTGCGTTGCCAATACAAATATCCCAATTATTGTCCTAAATGCTAGATTATCTGAGCGATCCTACGCTCGCTATAACAAGGTGTTACCTATATTCAAATCTATAAGCCAGAATATAAGTCACTTTATCTGCCAACACCAAGATGATGCGATACGCTTTATACAGCTGGGCGTGGCCAAAGATCGCGTTTCAATCTCTGGCTCACTCAAATTTGATATTGATATTGCCCCAGATATAACAAAGCGAGCAGTCTCCCTTCGTGAATCTCTTGGGAAGCATAGGCCAGTATGGATAGCCGCTAGCACACATGCAGGAGAGGACGAACAACTATTAGACGCTCATCGCTTGTTATTAGAACATATTCCCGATGCACTTATGATAATCGTTCCACGTCACCCGGAGCGCTTTGAGCAAGTGATGTCGCTTAGCCAACAGAGTGGATTTAATACCGTATCTAGAACCAGCCAGCTGAAAATCACTTCCGATACTCAAGTTTACCTTGCGGATACGATGGGTGAGATGTTGTTGCTAATTGGTAGCGCTGACATCTGTTTTATGGCAGGAAGTCTTATTGGTGATAAGGTTGGAGGTCACAATCCACTTGAGCCAGCCGCTTTAAGCAAACCAATATTAAATGGCTCTAGCTACTTTAATTTTAGTGATATCACTCATCAATTGCAGGGTAATGATGCAGTGACAATTTGTGACTCTAGCCAGCAAATTGCCATACAATTACGCCACCTTATAAGTAACCCGAATCAGAGCACTCAGATGGGGTTACGCGCATTAGAGGTGGTAAAGCACAATCAAGGAGCAGTACAAAAAAGCGTACAAGCCGTATCTGAATTTATTGATTAG
- a CDS encoding glycosyltransferase family 25 protein — protein sequence MMFGETTVMKTFVISLKNSPRRERVVNLLNSTSLEYEFFDAISINDPKFHLYDKSNPMKTYFRKGFVLKATEVACFASHYALWERCIEIGQPIVILEDNIGLVEGGDEYIKSLYKRTDIYDYLKLSSIPNHSAPPIFHEIERINESLLFGYNNQETAGTTGYIITVKAARAFIQGATEFIDPVDNYLEKPWLHGIQVYSSLPEPCYRENVVSEIGQRKDKSNRSTLIRISKEIYRTYELFKRKRSWHTS from the coding sequence ATGATGTTTGGTGAGACAACTGTGATGAAAACGTTTGTTATTTCATTAAAAAATTCCCCTAGAAGAGAGCGGGTGGTTAATCTTCTGAACTCAACTAGTTTAGAGTATGAGTTTTTTGATGCGATTTCTATCAATGATCCTAAATTTCATCTTTATGATAAATCAAATCCAATGAAAACCTATTTTAGGAAGGGCTTTGTATTAAAAGCTACTGAAGTAGCTTGTTTTGCTAGTCACTATGCTTTGTGGGAGAGATGCATAGAAATAGGTCAGCCTATAGTCATTCTAGAAGATAATATTGGTTTAGTTGAAGGTGGAGATGAGTATATAAAATCTTTATATAAAAGAACTGATATATACGATTATTTGAAGTTATCATCGATCCCAAATCATAGTGCGCCACCAATTTTCCATGAAATTGAGAGAATAAATGAGAGTTTGCTTTTTGGTTATAATAATCAAGAAACAGCAGGCACTACTGGATATATTATTACTGTAAAGGCTGCGAGAGCATTTATTCAAGGTGCGACTGAATTCATTGATCCAGTAGATAATTATTTAGAGAAACCATGGTTACATGGGATTCAAGTGTATTCGTCTTTACCTGAACCATGTTATAGAGAAAATGTAGTTTCAGAAATAGGACAACGTAAAGATAAATCAAATCGTTCAACTTTAATTAGAATCAGTAAAGAAATATATAGAACATATGAGCTTTTTAAACGAAAAAGGTCATGGCATACTTCTTAG
- a CDS encoding glycosyltransferase family 32 protein produces the protein MNSIKDNTIHAIWLGKKMTPLSFICINDWKKQGYTVNLWLEDNTEIIAWINGCEFARKCYDKKLYAFVTDYLRLKILQKYGGLYLDTDVTIEVSPFYLFEGLDFAVGYENDKGTVGTAMIYSNKNSIEISKLVDFYEHDIMKSELYLGPEIMTHMLDKNTRMDKVKLFNIEYFYSYQGEKLHFEKPKNAHLIHWFQHSWSKSSHKSFLKSKHKNIFGKIYEWQKNILRFKK, from the coding sequence ATGAACAGTATAAAAGACAACACAATCCATGCTATATGGTTGGGTAAAAAAATGACGCCTTTAAGCTTTATATGTATTAATGACTGGAAAAAACAAGGTTATACAGTAAATTTATGGTTGGAAGATAACACTGAAATAATAGCGTGGATCAATGGATGTGAATTTGCTCGTAAATGTTATGACAAAAAACTATACGCATTTGTTACAGATTATCTAAGACTGAAAATATTGCAGAAATATGGTGGATTATATTTAGATACTGATGTAACCATTGAAGTTTCACCTTTCTATTTATTTGAAGGATTAGACTTTGCTGTTGGGTATGAAAATGACAAGGGCACTGTTGGTACAGCTATGATCTACTCAAATAAAAACTCTATTGAAATAAGCAAATTAGTTGATTTTTATGAACATGACATAATGAAGTCAGAGTTATATCTCGGCCCAGAAATAATGACCCATATGTTAGATAAAAACACAAGAATGGATAAGGTAAAATTATTTAACATCGAGTACTTTTATTCTTACCAAGGTGAAAAATTACACTTTGAAAAGCCTAAAAACGCCCACCTAATTCATTGGTTTCAACATAGCTGGAGTAAGTCGAGCCACAAATCCTTCTTGAAAAGCAAGCATAAGAATATTTTTGGTAAAATTTATGAGTGGCAAAAAAACATCTTACGATTTAAAAAATAA
- a CDS encoding glycosyltransferase family 4 protein, whose protein sequence is MNILVCSSYKNSWHAVRPEAELFIELAKQGHNITVATQADAEYVQRFKEHGIKVVDAYPTKKICFDTIKKLKKIIKEQQIDICYAFNSKTIPNAAFASIGSKVKLIAYRGTTGGLYRHDISAYLTILHPRVDGVVCVSEAVRQDVLNRVWKNKQNVVTIYKGHDINWYDPEPLSRQEFAIPEQAKIGICVANSRPSKGVQVLLGAVKDIDDPNFHLILVGAGMEELQQLAAQSSMANRIHFLGFRKDISNLMAMSDFQIQPSISGEGLPKTIIEAMVVSKPSIVTTTGGSAELISTDINGIVVDSGDQNGLKGAILKFISKEVDLTAMGTKSKQIMEKEFSLQKSVQDHLEYFSKLLS, encoded by the coding sequence ATGAATATCTTGGTTTGTAGCTCCTACAAAAATAGCTGGCATGCAGTAAGACCAGAGGCTGAGTTGTTCATAGAACTTGCAAAGCAAGGGCACAATATCACCGTTGCCACACAAGCTGATGCTGAATATGTTCAACGCTTTAAGGAGCATGGTATTAAGGTTGTTGATGCCTACCCGACAAAGAAAATATGCTTTGATACCATCAAGAAGCTAAAAAAAATAATCAAAGAGCAGCAGATTGATATCTGCTATGCCTTTAATTCGAAGACAATCCCCAATGCCGCCTTTGCCTCAATTGGTAGTAAAGTTAAGCTCATTGCATACAGAGGAACGACTGGAGGGCTATATCGACATGATATCTCTGCCTATCTGACTATCCTTCACCCTCGCGTTGATGGCGTAGTATGTGTTAGTGAAGCGGTAAGGCAAGATGTATTAAATCGAGTATGGAAGAATAAGCAAAACGTAGTGACTATCTATAAGGGGCATGACATCAACTGGTACGACCCTGAACCACTATCTAGACAAGAGTTCGCTATACCTGAGCAGGCAAAGATTGGTATCTGCGTAGCAAACTCTAGACCCTCTAAAGGAGTCCAGGTATTACTCGGCGCAGTAAAAGATATTGATGACCCGAACTTCCATTTAATTCTAGTCGGTGCCGGCATGGAAGAGTTACAACAATTAGCCGCACAGAGTTCAATGGCTAATCGTATTCACTTTCTAGGTTTTAGAAAAGACATCTCAAACCTAATGGCAATGTCAGACTTTCAGATTCAGCCCTCAATAAGTGGTGAAGGCTTACCTAAGACCATCATTGAAGCCATGGTTGTATCTAAACCATCAATTGTCACAACCACTGGCGGTTCAGCGGAATTAATTTCGACTGATATTAACGGCATTGTGGTTGATTCTGGCGACCAAAATGGCTTAAAAGGTGCCATCTTGAAGTTCATATCTAAAGAAGTTGACCTTACCGCTATGGGCACAAAGTCTAAACAAATTATGGAGAAAGAGTTTAGCTTGCAGAAAAGTGTGCAGGACCATTTAGAATATTTTTCTAAATTACTAAGTTAA
- a CDS encoding O-antigen ligase family protein, with protein MLNLAVFSSFFSFIIPALILVYGKSYSYTIIPFMVVGLICCYWCDKNKFDKDAKLIAISFFGYFACTLISLILLGGSFGNLDAPSRAILILPALLLVLAAKPNPKALIWGIVIGSALVGLIALYHHLVLHVRPLSVWQFMVIQAGDIAMSMGLFAVVVAFHLKRSHAHFLVTTLAFIGGGLGMLASLLSGARGGWVLSPFILLFILWCYRKEIGIKAKIISILGLVIVGYFSYPMVEKRVDIAVKEVSSYITSNTSYTSVGTRFDLWKSGAYAFIKNPIFGTGYEQREQTKLNAIQDGWATKAILKHSRLHNSYIEEASVKGTIGIIVLLFFFGAPLWVFGKGYLANQNIYALLGVVHIISTMGYCLTQNFINHHSGMLFYIAFIVLFYAYSKHYSEDRV; from the coding sequence ATGCTTAATCTTGCTGTTTTTTCTAGTTTCTTTTCGTTTATTATCCCAGCTTTAATTTTGGTGTATGGCAAAAGCTACTCCTATACCATTATTCCATTTATGGTAGTTGGGTTAATCTGCTGCTATTGGTGTGATAAAAACAAATTTGATAAAGATGCCAAACTTATTGCTATCAGTTTTTTTGGTTACTTCGCTTGCACATTAATTTCATTAATCCTGCTTGGTGGTAGCTTTGGAAACCTAGATGCGCCAAGTCGAGCTATATTGATTCTGCCCGCACTATTACTTGTTTTAGCGGCAAAACCCAACCCAAAAGCACTAATTTGGGGAATCGTCATCGGTTCGGCTTTGGTTGGTTTAATCGCCCTTTATCATCACTTGGTATTACACGTTAGACCACTAAGCGTATGGCAGTTTATGGTTATTCAGGCTGGTGATATCGCTATGAGCATGGGACTTTTTGCGGTTGTAGTTGCTTTCCACCTAAAACGCTCACACGCACACTTTCTGGTTACAACTCTAGCCTTTATCGGCGGCGGACTAGGCATGCTTGCGAGCCTACTCTCTGGAGCTCGAGGTGGATGGGTATTAAGCCCATTTATTCTGTTATTCATCCTGTGGTGTTATAGGAAAGAAATTGGAATCAAGGCAAAGATCATATCAATACTCGGCTTAGTAATAGTGGGGTATTTCAGCTACCCTATGGTCGAAAAAAGGGTAGACATCGCGGTAAAAGAGGTGAGCAGCTATATCACTAGCAACACTTCTTACACCTCTGTTGGAACACGCTTCGACCTATGGAAATCCGGCGCATATGCATTTATAAAAAACCCTATTTTTGGCACCGGATACGAACAACGCGAACAAACTAAATTAAATGCTATTCAAGATGGCTGGGCAACAAAGGCTATTCTAAAGCATTCACGACTGCATAATAGCTACATTGAAGAGGCATCAGTCAAAGGTACTATCGGGATAATAGTATTGCTGTTTTTCTTTGGCGCGCCGCTATGGGTATTTGGTAAGGGCTACTTAGCCAATCAGAATATTTATGCATTACTTGGGGTTGTACACATCATCTCAACCATGGGCTATTGCCTAACCCAAAACTTTATTAACCATCATTCAGGCATGTTATTTTATATCGCGTTTATCGTGCTGTTTTATGCCTATAGCAAGCATTATTCTGAGGACAGAGTATGA
- the waaF gene encoding lipopolysaccharide heptosyltransferase II has translation MKKILIIGPSWVGDMVMSQSLYRELKQQHPDSSIDVLAPAWCKPILSRMAEVDNAIEMPLSHGDVKLAERYKIGKSLRTKGYTHAYVLPNSAKSALIPFFAKIPTRTGWTGESRYGLLNDIRPNKKAFTFMAERYVALAHPKAEMRDSSSLGGLTNIPWPVLQLDNTLVRATANKFNLGLELPVVGLCPGAEFGPAKKWPTAHYAELTKLLIDNGYQVWLFGSQKDAETTSDIILQQPDTHQDKIVSLAGKTSLEEAVDLLSLCQYVVSNDSGLMHVAAAVGCHVIGIYGSTSPSYTPPLTDQVDIINTDIECRPCFKRECPLGHLRCLKEISPTSVLRKIIHA, from the coding sequence ATGAAGAAAATCCTGATTATCGGGCCATCTTGGGTTGGCGATATGGTCATGAGCCAATCGCTTTATCGTGAGCTTAAACAGCAACACCCCGATAGCTCTATTGACGTTCTTGCCCCTGCATGGTGCAAACCTATCTTGTCTCGAATGGCTGAGGTGGACAACGCAATTGAGATGCCTCTAAGTCATGGGGATGTTAAGCTCGCCGAACGCTATAAAATTGGGAAATCATTACGTACTAAGGGCTACACTCATGCCTATGTGCTGCCTAATTCAGCTAAGTCCGCCCTGATTCCCTTCTTTGCCAAGATCCCTACACGCACCGGATGGACGGGAGAAAGTCGCTATGGCCTACTCAATGATATCCGCCCCAATAAGAAAGCATTCACCTTCATGGCTGAGCGCTATGTAGCGCTTGCACATCCTAAAGCAGAGATGCGTGACTCATCAAGCTTGGGGGGATTAACCAATATTCCTTGGCCAGTTTTGCAACTCGATAACACGCTTGTTCGCGCTACGGCGAATAAATTTAATCTAGGCTTAGAGCTACCAGTAGTTGGCTTATGCCCAGGTGCTGAATTTGGTCCGGCTAAGAAATGGCCCACAGCGCACTATGCTGAGCTAACTAAGCTACTGATAGATAATGGTTATCAGGTATGGCTATTCGGTTCACAAAAAGACGCCGAAACCACATCCGATATCATCTTACAGCAACCAGATACGCACCAAGATAAAATCGTTAGCCTTGCTGGCAAAACCTCATTAGAGGAAGCGGTGGATCTTCTATCCTTGTGCCAATATGTAGTGAGCAATGATTCAGGCTTAATGCATGTCGCTGCCGCAGTTGGATGCCATGTTATTGGTATCTACGGCTCAACATCACCAAGTTACACCCCGCCACTCACCGACCAAGTCGATATTATTAACACCGATATCGAATGCAGGCCATGCTTCAAACGAGAATGCCCATTAGGTCATTTACGGTGTCTTAAAGAGATATCTCCAACCTCTGTTTTGAGAAAAATTATTCATGCTTAA
- the lpxM gene encoding lauroyl-Kdo(2)-lipid IV(A) myristoyltransferase (LpxM is lauroyl-Kdo(2)-lipid IV(A) myristoyltransferase, an enzyme characterized in Escherichia coli and involved in biosynthesis of the form of lipid A found in that species and some closely related species.), whose product MSSTRNDFDPKAYNPKFQWGFLAPKYWGTWLGMLFSIPFSFLPIRCHRYIAKLATNKVMTKTRGQAQRARVNLKYCYPDMKPEQRESIVEKTLVTAATYLMRFPLLTLRSRRWLENNTEVFGLEHFEQAKQRGENVIFLVPHTWSVDVFAMLLASQGHPICTMVKSQKNPLSEWAMSKQRKQYGGRLYERSGGIKPFIKAIRDGYTGYFLPDQDHGPKQSLFVDFFATTKATLPVMGFISKSAKAKVLPIWASFDSDTGKFRVDVYPALEPFPTETPEQDALSMNLFIEQMCVERPHQYMWNLKLLQTQQDGTYIYNAKIETES is encoded by the coding sequence ATGTCATCAACACGAAACGACTTTGACCCCAAGGCATATAACCCCAAGTTTCAATGGGGCTTTTTAGCCCCTAAATATTGGGGAACTTGGCTAGGGATGCTGTTCTCGATACCGTTTAGTTTTCTTCCTATCCGCTGTCATCGCTATATTGCTAAGTTGGCAACCAACAAGGTAATGACGAAAACTCGCGGTCAAGCTCAACGGGCTAGAGTAAACCTGAAATACTGCTATCCCGACATGAAGCCAGAACAGCGCGAAAGCATAGTTGAAAAAACGCTAGTGACGGCGGCTACCTATTTAATGCGCTTTCCGCTATTAACCCTGCGCAGTAGACGCTGGCTTGAAAATAACACCGAGGTCTTTGGCCTAGAGCACTTTGAGCAAGCTAAACAGCGCGGAGAAAATGTCATATTTCTGGTCCCGCATACCTGGTCAGTTGACGTATTTGCAATGTTACTTGCATCTCAAGGCCACCCTATTTGCACTATGGTTAAGAGCCAAAAAAATCCATTAAGTGAATGGGCTATGTCCAAGCAAAGAAAGCAATATGGTGGACGATTATATGAGCGCTCAGGGGGCATCAAGCCTTTTATCAAAGCGATCAGAGATGGCTATACGGGGTATTTCTTACCAGATCAAGACCATGGCCCAAAACAGAGCCTGTTCGTTGATTTTTTTGCGACAACCAAGGCGACACTCCCAGTAATGGGATTTATATCCAAATCAGCCAAAGCCAAAGTACTACCTATTTGGGCATCTTTCGATAGTGATACCGGTAAATTTAGAGTGGATGTGTATCCCGCTTTAGAACCTTTTCCAACTGAAACACCAGAGCAAGATGCCCTAAGTATGAATCTCTTTATCGAGCAGATGTGCGTTGAGCGACCACACCAATATATGTGGAACCTAAAGTTACTACAGACTCAGCAAGATGGGACTTATATCTACAACGCAAAAATTGAAACGGAATCATAA
- the rfaD gene encoding ADP-glyceromanno-heptose 6-epimerase: MIIVTGGAGMIGSNIIKALNDKGINDILVVDNLKNGRKFANLVDLNIADYMDKEDFLVQIMSGENFGPIDAIFHEGACSATTEWDGKYMMHNNYEYSKELLHYCLEREIPFLYASSAATYGETDTFIEEKPYEGALNVYGYSKQQFDNYVRAVFQDAEAHGESLSQVTGFRYFNVYGPREQHKASMASVAFHLNNQMNAGENPKLFAGSEHFRRDFVFVGDVAAVNLWFLEHGNSGIFNLGTGNAESFQEVAKAVIKYHAKGEIETIPFPEHLKGAYQEYTQADLTKLRATGCDIQFKSVAAGVAEYMAIINS, translated from the coding sequence ATGATTATTGTAACTGGCGGCGCTGGCATGATAGGCAGTAATATAATTAAAGCGCTCAATGATAAGGGTATCAACGACATCTTGGTCGTCGACAATCTAAAAAATGGCCGAAAGTTTGCAAACTTGGTTGACCTCAACATCGCTGACTATATGGATAAAGAAGACTTCTTAGTCCAAATTATGTCTGGTGAAAACTTTGGTCCAATCGATGCTATCTTCCATGAGGGTGCTTGCTCAGCAACCACTGAGTGGGATGGTAAGTATATGATGCATAACAACTATGAATACTCCAAAGAGCTACTTCATTACTGTTTAGAGCGTGAGATCCCTTTCCTATATGCATCTTCTGCCGCAACCTATGGTGAAACCGATACCTTTATCGAAGAAAAACCATATGAAGGTGCTTTAAATGTTTATGGATACTCTAAGCAGCAATTCGATAACTATGTACGCGCGGTGTTTCAAGATGCCGAAGCCCATGGTGAAAGCTTGTCTCAGGTTACCGGCTTTCGTTACTTTAACGTTTATGGTCCACGAGAACAGCATAAAGCATCAATGGCATCGGTTGCATTCCATCTAAACAATCAAATGAACGCTGGTGAAAACCCAAAACTATTTGCAGGCAGTGAACACTTCCGCCGTGATTTTGTATTTGTGGGCGACGTTGCAGCAGTAAATTTGTGGTTCTTAGAGCACGGTAATTCCGGCATATTTAACCTAGGCACAGGTAATGCTGAATCTTTTCAAGAAGTTGCGAAAGCCGTAATTAAGTACCATGCCAAAGGTGAAATCGAAACTATCCCATTCCCAGAACATCTAAAGGGTGCATATCAAGAGTACACTCAAGCTGACCTGACTAAGCTTCGAGCAACGGGATGCGATATTCAATTTAAGAGTGTAGCTGCAGGAGTTGCAGAATACATGGCCATCATTAATAGCTAA